A DNA window from Candidatus Sulfidibacterium hydrothermale contains the following coding sequences:
- a CDS encoding beta-N-acetylhexosaminidase, translating into MKRTGIPKFTAVIILLLAGTLLAWTPSKDITLNPTSLIPLPVSVQYTGKDFTIDYNTSIFYPEKQPGLKDPAQFLARLLRPSTGYPVPVIALKGKPSGKCIYLYLDISKKNKILGKEGYELIVTKKKIYLTGNTPEGVFRGIQTLRQLMPAQVEKRLLQSGPWNIPTVKITDYPTYAYRGAMLDVARHFFDVKTVEKYMDLMTLYKLNVLHLHLSDDQGWRIQIKSWPNLTKIGGSTEVGGGKGGYYTQKEFKELVRYAAKRYITIVPEIDMPGHIHAALASYDTLNCNNKKKKLFTGIQVGFSTLCTHKPITYKFINDVVGEIAAISPGPWFHIGGDESHATPKKDYLPFIEKVQKIVAAHHKKVIGWDEIAQTPLQPGTMVQFWANKKNVQMAVKKGAKVILSPGGRCYLDMKYNKQTKLGLHWAGYVNVKKAYNWEPDTLIPGISKKDIAGIESPLWSETVTNLQDIEYMAFPRLIGHAEIGWTPDSLRNWNNYRMRLGAQALRLDMLYVNFYRSPLIPWIDSNFR; encoded by the coding sequence ATGAAAAGAACAGGTATCCCCAAATTCACAGCCGTTATTATTTTACTCCTGGCAGGAACGCTGCTGGCATGGACCCCATCGAAAGACATTACCCTGAATCCCACCAGTTTGATTCCTCTTCCGGTTTCTGTACAATATACCGGCAAAGATTTTACCATTGACTACAACACATCCATTTTTTATCCGGAAAAGCAACCCGGATTAAAGGATCCAGCACAATTTCTTGCCCGGCTTTTACGACCATCAACCGGTTATCCGGTTCCTGTGATAGCACTCAAAGGAAAACCTTCCGGAAAATGTATCTATCTCTATCTCGACATATCAAAAAAGAACAAAATACTGGGAAAAGAAGGATATGAACTTATCGTAACCAAAAAGAAAATTTACCTTACCGGCAATACGCCGGAGGGGGTTTTCAGAGGAATACAAACTTTACGGCAACTGATGCCTGCCCAGGTTGAAAAACGCCTGTTACAAAGCGGACCGTGGAACATCCCAACCGTAAAAATTACGGACTACCCCACTTACGCTTACCGGGGCGCTATGCTGGATGTAGCCCGTCATTTTTTTGATGTAAAAACGGTAGAAAAATATATGGATTTAATGACCTTGTACAAACTCAACGTTTTGCATCTTCATCTTTCGGACGACCAGGGATGGCGCATCCAGATCAAATCGTGGCCCAATCTGACCAAGATTGGCGGCTCCACCGAAGTAGGAGGCGGAAAAGGCGGGTATTATACTCAGAAAGAATTTAAAGAACTGGTACGATATGCAGCCAAACGTTACATCACCATTGTTCCCGAAATTGATATGCCCGGACATATTCATGCGGCTTTGGCTTCGTACGACACGTTGAACTGTAACAATAAAAAGAAAAAACTTTTCACTGGCATCCAGGTAGGATTCAGTACGCTATGCACACACAAACCCATTACCTATAAATTTATTAATGATGTGGTTGGTGAAATTGCCGCCATCTCTCCCGGTCCGTGGTTCCACATTGGTGGTGATGAATCACATGCTACCCCAAAAAAAGATTACCTGCCTTTTATTGAAAAGGTACAGAAAATTGTGGCTGCCCATCACAAAAAAGTCATTGGCTGGGATGAAATTGCCCAAACGCCTTTACAACCCGGAACCATGGTACAATTCTGGGCCAATAAAAAAAATGTCCAAATGGCTGTAAAAAAAGGAGCCAAAGTCATTCTCTCTCCCGGCGGACGCTGTTATCTTGATATGAAATACAATAAACAAACTAAACTCGGGCTGCACTGGGCCGGATACGTCAATGTAAAGAAAGCTTATAACTGGGAGCCCGACACCCTGATACCGGGAATCTCAAAAAAAGATATCGCCGGGATTGAATCGCCTTTATGGAGCGAAACCGTCACCAATCTACAGGACATTGAATACATGGCTTTTCCGCGACTGATCGGCCATGCCGAAATCGGCTGGACTCCCGACAGTTTAAGAAACTGGAATAATTACCGCATGCGGCTTGGTGCCCAGGCACTTCGTCTGGACATGCTCTATGTCAACTTCTACCGTTCTCCGTTGATTCCGTGGATCGATTCAAATTTTCGATAG